From one Lolium rigidum isolate FL_2022 chromosome 4, APGP_CSIRO_Lrig_0.1, whole genome shotgun sequence genomic stretch:
- the LOC124649884 gene encoding LOW QUALITY PROTEIN: proline iminopeptidase (The sequence of the model RefSeq protein was modified relative to this genomic sequence to represent the inferred CDS: substituted 2 bases at 2 genomic stop codons), which yields MDPAVRKDLYPHVEPYQTGRLNVSHVHTIYYEQSGNPGGHPVVFLHGGPGAGTSPGNRRFFDPQFYRIVLFDQRGAGKSTPHACLEENTTWDLVADIEKLREHLDIPEWQVFGGSWGSTLALAYSQTHPDKVTGIVIRGIFLLRKKELDWFYEGGAAAIFPDAWEPFRDLIPEDERNCFIAAYHKRLTSSDPDVQIEAAKRWTMWEMLTAHLIQNYDTIKRGEDDKFSLASTFTTKLXYLMVLTLSVIPLXRVLNFLQAFARIENHYFVNKGFLPSDSHLLDNVEKIRHIKAFIVQGRYDACCPMMSAWDLHKAWPEAEFKVVPDAGHSANEVGIAAELVSANEKLKSMLRK from the exons ATGGATCCCGCCGTGCGCAAGGACCTGTACCCGCACGTCGAGCCCTACCAGACCGGCCGCCTCAACGTCTCCCACGTCCACACCATCTACTACGAGCAGTCCGGCAACCCAGGGGGACAC CCTGTCGTGTTCCTCCACGGGGGACCTGGGGCCGGCACCTCGCCCGGCAACCGCAGGTTCTTCGACCCACAGTTCTACAGGATCGTGCTCTTCGACCAG AGAGGCGCAGGGAAGAGCACTCCCCACGCTTGTCTGGAGGAGAACACCACCTGGGACCTGGTGGCTGACATCGAGAAGCTCAGGGAGCATCTCGACATCCCAGAGTGGCAG GTGTTTGGCGGTTCATGGGGGAGCACCTTGGCTCTCGCGTACAGCCAGACTCACCCCGACAAG GTGACGGGCATTGTTATAAGAGGCATTTTCTTGCTTAGGAAAAAGGAGCTCGATTGGTTCTACGAGGGCGGCGCAGCGGCTATTTTCCCAGACG CATGGGAACCATTTAGAGATCTTATTCCTGAGGACGAAAGGAATTGTTTCATAGCTGCATACCACAAAAGGCTAACTTCCTCTGATCCTGATGTCCAG ATTGAAGCCGCGAAGAGATGGACAATGTGGGAGATGTTGACTGCACATCTCATTCAAAATTATGATACCATCAAACGAGGGGAGGATGACAAGTTTTCTTTGGCAAGTACTTTCACCACCA AACTGTAATACTTGATGGTCTTAACACTTTCTGTTATACCTTTGTAACGTGTGCTCAATTTTCTTCAGGCATTTGCAAGGATTGAAAACCACTACTTCGTTAACAAGGGGTTTTTACCTTCCGATTCACACTTATTGGACAATGTTGAGAAGATTCGACACATTAAAGCTTTTATCGTACAG GGGAGATATGATGCTTGTTGTCCTATGATGTCTGCTTGGGATCTCCATAAAGCTTGGCCTGAAGCTGAATTTAAG GTGGTTCCAGATGCAGGACACTCAGCCAATGAAGTTGGCATCGCAGCTGAACTGGTATCAGCTaacgaaaagcttaaaagcatgtTGAGAAAATGA